GGACCGGGCGGAAGCTGGCTATTTCGCTGCACTCGAAAATGATCTGAATACGGCAGAGGCGCGAGCGCCGATTTTCGACCTGGTGCGGATGATGAATTCGGCGCTTGATTTGGGGACTGTTCTGGCTGGAGACCGGGAGCGGGTGTTGGCGGTGCTCGAGAAGTTTGACGCGGTCTTTGCTGTGATCGCCGATCAAGACGCGGAGCCGACGCGCGCGGCGCTGGCCTGGGCGGAGAGCCAGGGACTGCTGGATAAGGTTGCTCCGGAAGTGCTGGTGCAGCAGGGTCTGACTGATGCGGATATCGAGGCGCTGATTGCGGAACGGAATACGGCGCGAAAGCAGCGGAATTTCCGGCGGTCAGATGAGATTCGGGACGAACTGGCGGCCAAGGGTGTAATCATTGAGGACGCCAAAGACGGCGTCCGCTGGAAGCGGAAGTAGCAGGACGAGTATGGGGGCATGGAATGGAAGCCAACGAAGCAGGGGAGTTGCAGGAACACGCCGAGCACGGCGCACACGAGCCTTCGATGCGGCCAGTGGCCTTCACGATGAGTGTGTTGGCTGTGCTGGTGGCCATCACCACGGTGCTGGGGCATCGGACGCACACAGAGGCTGTGTTGACTCAAAACCAGGCGACGGACCAGTGGAATCTTTATCAGGCGAAGAAGATCCGGTCGAGCGATACGGCGCTGGCTGCCGATCTGCTTTCGGTGATCGCCCCTACAGACGCCAAGGCGGCGCAAAAGATCGCGAAGAGCTACGCCGACCACCAAGCGAAATGGACAGACGATTTGAAGGAAGAGCAGGAGAAGGCCGAGGCGCTGGAGACGAAGGTGGAACACGCCGAAGCCAAGGCAGACCGCTTTGATTTGGGCGAGGCGCTGCTGGAGATTGCTCTGGTGACTGCGTCGATTACTCTGTTGACGCGCAACCGTGCCTATTGGCTCCTTGGGCTGATTTTTGGCGCCGCTGGAGTTATTTCGTCCGCTTCTGTATTGTTGCTGAAATAGATATCGTATTTTTTCTTGCCTGAGCGCTCTCCATTCGTAAGGATGGAATTAGAAGTGCTACCGCTTTTCGGTCGCGACGTGCTATGCTCACGCCATCTGGACTTCATTCAGAGGGCTCAATGCACACGTATTTTTGCCATGGTCGACTCGCGACCCCTGCCAGGAAACGCTGGAGCAGGTTGAGGGCGCGTGCGATAGGACCACGGCGGCATCTGCGTGTGCTGCCAAGCCGGACCAGGCCGAGCCTTTACGCCGGCGACTAGTTTGCTGGCTCCTTCATCGTCTACTTTATCCAATCCATTTCCGCGCTATTGCTTTCCTGACTCCTGAGAGCTGGGAGTGGCGGGATTTCTACATATTGCTGAAGCTCATTTCTTTTAAGGAGATTTTGCTATGTCGCATGCTGCTTTATATGAAAAATTTGGACCCAAACTGAAGTGCTCTCTGCCGGGACCGAAGGCCAAGGCTGCTGTGGAACATGATGACCGGGTGATTTCCCCGAGCTATACCCGCTCCTATCCGCTGGTGGCCAAGCGTGGTCGCGGCATTCGTGTGGAGGATGTGGACGGAAATGAATTTCTGGATTTTGCGGCGGGCATTGCCGTTAATTCGACAGGGCACTGTCATCCCGAAGTGGTCGCAGCCATTCAGAAGCAGGCGGCGGAGCTGATTCATATCTCGGGGACGGATTTCTACTATGAGGCGATGGCCGAATTTGCAGATCGGCTTTCCGCAGTGGCTCCCATGCCGGGGCCACACCGTTTTTACTACGGAAACTCTGGCGCGGAGGCGGTTGAGTGCGCGTTGAAGATTGCGCGGTATCACACCAAGCGGCAGCAGGTGATCTCGTTCTTTGGGGCGTTTCATGGGCGGACGATGGGTGCATTGTCACTGACGGGGTCGAAGCCGCAGCAGAAGCGACGGTTTTCGCCTCTGGTGCCGGGCGTGACGCATATCCGGTATCCGTATGCGTATCGCGGATGTTCGGGTGGGCCGGAGGCCGAGGAGGCTTTCAGTCTGGGCTGCGCGCGGTATATCGAAGAGAAGCTGTTCAAGACGATTCTGGCCCCGGAGGAGGTTGCGGCGATCTTCCTGGAGCCGATTCAGGGCGAGGGCGGCTATGTGGTGGCTCCGGACAACTTCCTGCGCGAGATTCGGGAGATCTGCGATCGCCATGGGATTCTGTTGGTGGCCGACGAGGTGCAATGCGGCGCTGGACGCACTGGCAAATGGTGGGCGATTGAGCATTCCGGAGTGCAGCCGGATATTATCTGTATCGCCAAAGGGATTGCTTCGGGTATGCCGCTGGGTATCTGCATGACTAGAGCCGAGATTATGGATTGGGTGCCTGGTTCGCACGCTTCGACGTTTGGTGGCAATCCCGTCTCGATTGCGGCGGCGATGGCGACGATGGATATTCTGGAGCGCGAGGCAATCGACAACGCGGGGCGCGTGGGCGGCCAGATGCTGGAGCGGCTGGCTGGCTGGAAGGACTCGCATCCCCTGGTGGGCGATGTGCGCGGACGCGGGCTGATGATCGGCGTTGAGCTGGTGCTGGACAAGGAAACGCGCGAACCGGCGACGGCGCTGCGCAACCGGATCGAGACGATCTGTTTTGAGAAGGGACTGCTACTGCTGGGTTGCGGCGAGACTTCTATCCGGTTGTGTCCGCCGCTGATTGTCAACGAGGATGAGGCGACGGTGGCGCTGGATATTCTGGAAGAGGCGTTGACCCAGGTTGAGCATGAACATGCGCGGGCGAGGGAACTGGAGACTGTTGAAGCGTAAGAGCTTAAGGTTCCTGATGGGTGGTCTGAAGATACTTCGAAAATGAGCGTTCTTTCAAATCTGGGTATCAAGGCCATTGAGCGTGGTGTCGCCGGATTGGATTGGCTGGCCGAACGCCGTGGCCGTTCGTCTCGGTTGCCGAAGCACTTGCAGACGGGGGAACGCGGCGAGGAGGCTGCGTTCTTCTTTCTGCGAAGGCAGGGGTTTACGGTGGTGGCGAGGCGTTGGAATGAGGGACCGTTACCGGGAGACGTGGATTTGATTGCCTGGCAGGGGGATGTGCTGTGCTTTCTTGAGGTGAAGACACGGACCAGCAACGAGGTGGCTACGGCGTCTTCGGCGGTTGACAGGAACAAGCGGCGGACCCTGAGGCGGCTGGCGGGGCAGTATCTGCGCCGGCTTCCGGAATCGGAGCGGCCTGAGACGCGTTTCGATATTGTGACGGTGTATGAGCTGCCGGGAAAACCGAGAGAAATTCGGTTGATCCCGGCGGCTTTTGGATGGAGTGAGTGACGCTCAGGCCAGAGACTAGCCTTGCGCGTCCTGCCACTCTTCATGCCACGCCATCTGGATGGCTTCGAGGCGGCTTTCGTTGGATTTGGCCGGGTCGTCGGCGAAGCCTTCTAGTCCTGTAACGTAGCTGTGCAGGTCGGTGAAGCGAACTTTGAGCGGGTCGATGTCGGGGAACTTTTCCTGCAGTTGTATGCCGATCTCTTCGGCGTCGGTCCAGAGGATTTCGCGGGGCATGGGTATTTCTCTCCTTGGGCTGGAACAGCAGATCCTTCACTTCGTTCAGGATGACAACGGGGTTGACTCTACTTGCTTTCGGCCAGGGTCAGCGGCTTGCCTTCGGAGACATAATTCCGGTTCCACTTGGGAATTTCGACGATATAGTTGCCCGGCTTGGTGATGATGGCCTGGCAGCCGAGGCGCGAGTTGAGCTGCTGGTCGGCGGCCATGTCGAGGCGGTCGATTTCGTCGTCTTCGGCTTCGCTGATGCCGCCATCCTGCTTGATCCAGAGGTGGCAGGTGGTGCAGGCGCAGACGCCTCCGCAGGCGTGATCGAGGAAGACATCGTGGTTCTCGGCGACGTCGAGGAAAGACATCGGCTTGCCGTGGTGCTCGTAGGGCATGGTGCCGAATTCGAACTCGACGACGCGGCCCTCGGGCTCGAAGGTCACGCGGACGAGTTTGTCGGCTGGGATGGGCTTTGTTGTTGCGTCGCTCATAACTTGTTCCTTCTTGAATCTACTCGAATTCAGCTGGTGCGAAGACATGGGGTGCGTGGATTTCGTTGTTGCTGAGTTCTTCGCCTGCGATTTGCATGGTCTTGCCGCGCATGGCTCCAGAAACGGCCGCGTCCATCATCTTTTCGGCGAAGTTCTGCGTGGCTTTGTCGAGGGCGCTGGTGGCTTCGCGGATTGTTTTCAGGTCGCTGCCTGATTTAATGGCCTCTAGATGCAGGCGCGCGGCTTCGATGGCGGCTTTTTCCTGATCTGAAATGAGCTGCCAGGCGGCGTGCGCTGGAGCTTTTTCGACAGCAGAGAGAATCGTTTCGGCTTCGAGGCGGGCTTCGATCAGTTGACGGGCTTCGAAGTCGCTTTCTGCGTTGTCGAAGGAG
This portion of the Acidicapsa acidisoli genome encodes:
- a CDS encoding 2Fe-2S iron-sulfur cluster-binding family protein; translation: MSDATTKPIPADKLVRVTFEPEGRVVEFEFGTMPYEHHGKPMSFLDVAENHDVFLDHACGGVCACTTCHLWIKQDGGISEAEDDEIDRLDMAADQQLNSRLGCQAIITKPGNYIVEIPKWNRNYVSEGKPLTLAESK
- a CDS encoding YraN family protein yields the protein MSVLSNLGIKAIERGVAGLDWLAERRGRSSRLPKHLQTGERGEEAAFFFLRRQGFTVVARRWNEGPLPGDVDLIAWQGDVLCFLEVKTRTSNEVATASSAVDRNKRRTLRRLAGQYLRRLPESERPETRFDIVTVYELPGKPREIRLIPAAFGWSE
- a CDS encoding DUF4337 domain-containing protein, which gives rise to MEANEAGELQEHAEHGAHEPSMRPVAFTMSVLAVLVAITTVLGHRTHTEAVLTQNQATDQWNLYQAKKIRSSDTALAADLLSVIAPTDAKAAQKIAKSYADHQAKWTDDLKEEQEKAEALETKVEHAEAKADRFDLGEALLEIALVTASITLLTRNRAYWLLGLIFGAAGVISSASVLLLK
- a CDS encoding acetyl ornithine aminotransferase family protein, which encodes MSHAALYEKFGPKLKCSLPGPKAKAAVEHDDRVISPSYTRSYPLVAKRGRGIRVEDVDGNEFLDFAAGIAVNSTGHCHPEVVAAIQKQAAELIHISGTDFYYEAMAEFADRLSAVAPMPGPHRFYYGNSGAEAVECALKIARYHTKRQQVISFFGAFHGRTMGALSLTGSKPQQKRRFSPLVPGVTHIRYPYAYRGCSGGPEAEEAFSLGCARYIEEKLFKTILAPEEVAAIFLEPIQGEGGYVVAPDNFLREIREICDRHGILLVADEVQCGAGRTGKWWAIEHSGVQPDIICIAKGIASGMPLGICMTRAEIMDWVPGSHASTFGGNPVSIAAAMATMDILEREAIDNAGRVGGQMLERLAGWKDSHPLVGDVRGRGLMIGVELVLDKETREPATALRNRIETICFEKGLLLLGCGETSIRLCPPLIVNEDEATVALDILEEALTQVEHEHARARELETVEA
- the iscX gene encoding Fe-S cluster assembly protein IscX, which produces MPREILWTDAEEIGIQLQEKFPDIDPLKVRFTDLHSYVTGLEGFADDPAKSNESRLEAIQMAWHEEWQDAQG